A window of Drosophila sulfurigaster albostrigata strain 15112-1811.04 chromosome X, ASM2355843v2, whole genome shotgun sequence genomic DNA:
AACTCTGTTTGTAGTTTGCTGCCAGCATTTGTTGCGTTGTccagcggcggcagcaatgGATCGTGATGCGGCTGCAGTGCAgcatcgttgttgtcgttgttgtggcaTCTGTAGGCAACGGCATGAAGTAGTGTCAGCGGATTGAGGTCAGCTGCTCGTCCTATGCGCAAATACTGTGATCCCGGATGTATTACGATTATTTTGAGTGCCTCAagcggctgttgttgttgttgctgctgttggtgttgttgttgctgttgattcgGCGTCTGGCTGTGGGAGACGCGGCCACTACTCGTGCTGCTCGCACGAGAACGCCTGCGTGATGATACATTTAACATAATGCTGTTGCAACTATTTATGCGTACTCACTGCATTGCCTCATGTAAGAAAACGTCAGCACAGTCTTTTATTCATTAAACATAAATAGCTGTTTGAACTATTCTTGAGTTGTGGTGTGACCGTAGCTTCCAAGAAAAATGCTGTGCCAGTGTTGCCGTTACAAAGCAACCAGCTTTGCACAGTGAACACTTTGCTAGATGCCAGCAGCCGATGGCttctattttgaattattaatgcaataaatgtgaacataaattatattaaattaattaataattaaattcaattaaaaagtcctgtcatttcaaatttaaataaaacagaaaataatacAACTAGCAAAAATACCAACATACCTGGCAGTATATTTGCGCACGTAATTTAGTGCTTTTCGAACTTGCCAAAATACGAAACACCCTGTGCACGAGGAACGTGGGGCactcattgttgtttttcagtTAATCATAAACTCGTTGTGAAATTCCAAAACACTTTGcttatagaaataaaaaacacaatacaTTACCAGAGCATAGAAATGTCGAATTTTACGTGCATCAATTGCGATGCTCGCTTCGCCAATGCCGAAATACAGCGAGAACACTACAAAACCGATTGGCACCGTTACAACCTAAAGAGGCGCGTGGCGCAGTTGCCACCAGTGGCAGCCGAGGAGTTCCAGCAGCGTGTGCTGACCGCCCGCAGTGCGACAGAGACGGCAATCGAAGAGCAACAAATGAGCATCTATTGCACCGCTTGTCGCAAACAATTTGGCAATCAAAAGGCACACGACAATCACCTCAATAGCAAAAAGCATAAAGATGCTCTTGCACGCTTCGTGGAAACTGAGCCGCAATCGTCGTCGCCAGCTTTGTGTGTTAAGAGCCGCGTTgagccacgcccacatccTGCACTGGCGGCGGCTGCAGCTGGCAAAGGTCGCTTTGCATTCGCGGAGCGCGCAATGCAAATCGATGAGGAtgctgatgacgatgacgatgccgACTTTGAGGATATCGAAGAGGAAGAGGTAAGCTTTTTACATCGTGACAATTTACTGATTGGCATGACACTCGCTGACATTGTTATTGCTCTTGCAGATCGATTCTGATGAATGGGATAAGATTGCCGAGAATCCGCTGAGCGAACGCGATTGCTTGTTTTGTTCAGAGCAAAGCGAGGATTTGGTGGCGAACCTCAAGCACATGTCGGTGGCACATTCATTCTTCATTCCCGATGCCGAGTACTGCACAGATATGGAGGGCTTGATCTACTATCTGGGCGAAAAGGTGGCCAACTATTTCATCTGCTTGTGGTGCAATGATCGCGGCAAAACCTTCTATTCCCTAGACGCTGTGCGCAAGCACATGCTGGACAAGGGTCACTGTCAGATGCTGCACGAAGGTGTCGCTCTTGCCGAGTACGCCGAGTACTATGACTACAGCAGCAGTTATCCCGATAACGTaagtggtatatcgataacaatGAAATGCATCTACTAATGCCATCTCGCTCTCTTGCATGCGCAGAAAGAAGGCATGGATATCGATGAAGAGGTTGTGCCCGAGCTGCTAGATGGCGACGAATATCAACTGGTGCTGCCCTCTGGCGCCGTAATCGGGCATCGTTCACTGCTCCGCTACTACAAACAACGTCTGCATCCCGAGCGCGCTGTTGTCCTCAAGAAATCGGATCGTAAGCTGCATCGTGTGCTGAGCGAGTATCGTGCACTTGGCTGGACGCAGACGCAGCAGCAGGCGGCGGCGCGGAAGGCGAAGGACATTCATCTGATGAAGCGAGTGCAGtccaaatggcaaatgcagCTGGGCACCAAGGCCAATAAGCTGCAGAAGCATTATCGTGCTCAGGTGCTCATTTAAGTCACTCGAGCATggcgacaacaataaaaaaaataatactgatttctcgtgttttttttttctcgcttaaattaagcaaaatttgttttcattttacaacTACTACGCGttcttcaaataaaattacataatttaaattaaaaattaaataaaatttacttttgattTAGTAGTAAGTAAAAGTAGATCGTTAATATTACACTTACAGCATAACTTTACGTTCATTAAAactatgtaaaaataaaaaaaaaacttgagcGCGATGCACGTCGTGTGAGGCTgtgagtgcgagcgagacggCTGCATTATGAGTGTGACTTAAATAAACCGatgcttatgtgtgtgtgtgtgtgtatgagtgacTGTGTAAATTTTTGCTAGCTAGAtctgtaagtgtgtgtgtgtaatgcgtgtttgtgtgggtGCGTATGGATGTGCAATAAATAGCAGTGTTTGCTGACGAGAACGCAagacaaaacaagtaagaaagctacagtcgagtgtactcgctgtgagatacccgctacccattttgaataaaagaaatatattttgcggtattttctcaaaatataccgaatatactgaaaatactaaaaatataccaaatggtatatttggtatatcgacatagtaccgtactcaaaatgtaccatagacggcacaatataccagattgtcagccaaagcaactaagacccctagtaagtaggcgtttttgcccatacaaaagaatttctttaataacgtcaatttttatctgatcgcaaccaaattttcagtagttattatatataccaaaattcggaactctagctttaatattatgcttgttattcgatttttttgatttgcgggagcggaagtgggcgtggcaaaaatttgaaacaaacttgatctgcgtgcaaacataacaaatgctgtcgaaaaaaaattattgctctatctcttatagtctctgagatccagtgtttcatacggacagacggacatggctatatcgtctcggttgttgacgctgatcaagaatatatatactttatagggtcggatatgcctccttctacctgttacatacatttcctgccggcacaacgttataatacccttctaccttatgggtagcgCGGGTataaacacacgcacacaaaaagCCATTCACAACGAAagcttacatatgtatatttacatatgcatatgtgtgtgtgcgtgtgctgcttttgttttgcgatCGACAGTACAACACCAttaagaaaacgaaaaataaaaacagggaaaaaaaatttgcaataaaataaaataattaaattatgcatagTATATAGTAGAGACGGCAGGCAGGTAACGCTAATGTATAACTACAGGATTTTGTTGAACACATACGCCCACCATgggcgacgacgatgacgcgTCGCTGCTGGCGCCGGTGACGCCGCTGCCGACTGAAGTGGCgacactgctgctgctcggcgTAGCTGCCGACGCGGGCAGCGATGCTGGCGACGAGGCCGACGCCGAGgttggcagtggcagcggTGCCAGCTGGGGATGGTAGAGCAGCGCCGTATAGGAAGCGGGACCCGAGCCAGCCGGAATACCGCCGGCAGCCGAGGCGCTAATCACACTCGAATCGGTCATCATGAGGTGTGACGCCGCTGCCGACATGTTGCCATAGTGATGCATCAGATCGAGCGGCAGCGATGCCGGCGCATAGCTGtgatgctgctgcggctgcggcagcgactgcaactgttgatgctgttgatggGCGGCGGGTGGTGGCAgcgatggcagcagcaacggcgcTGCCCCATTATGCTTGATCGTGCTAAAGTTTTGATGGGCGCCAACGCTGCGCATGCGTC
This region includes:
- the LOC133848126 gene encoding cytoplasmic 60S subunit biogenesis factor ZNF622 yields the protein MSNFTCINCDARFANAEIQREHYKTDWHRYNLKRRVAQLPPVAAEEFQQRVLTARSATETAIEEQQMSIYCTACRKQFGNQKAHDNHLNSKKHKDALARFVETEPQSSSPALCVKSRVEPRPHPALAAAAAGKGRFAFAERAMQIDEDADDDDDADFEDIEEEEIDSDEWDKIAENPLSERDCLFCSEQSEDLVANLKHMSVAHSFFIPDAEYCTDMEGLIYYLGEKVANYFICLWCNDRGKTFYSLDAVRKHMLDKGHCQMLHEGVALAEYAEYYDYSSSYPDNKEGMDIDEEVVPELLDGDEYQLVLPSGAVIGHRSLLRYYKQRLHPERAVVLKKSDRKLHRVLSEYRALGWTQTQQQAAARKAKDIHLMKRVQSKWQMQLGTKANKLQKHYRAQVLI